The proteins below are encoded in one region of Phyllopteryx taeniolatus isolate TA_2022b chromosome 11, UOR_Ptae_1.2, whole genome shotgun sequence:
- the pprc1 gene encoding peroxisome proliferator-activated receptor gamma coactivator-related protein 1, translating into MAVRWGAGEDTLTACHMDFFHLNTLGEAAELCSGETPEFLQSYLDPSILSIFDDTPSMETKGQDQDIEATLLTALADIIDNMDDENPSPFDMLPESDLLSGQGREHSPLRRLVCLPRSPPEKDSSLCLRPLLPGKNLPMMTTDSLQRSDGDEQDAGSLTLSPLRPSLPSDCTSPDWECLAIPVPVTVEQESADGLSVSLGDLVKHMHPYCMTISMEDDKGMQMLPEGGILLEVVDQCKNGEPILAIQDLPFPLPIEEYTENKPRAGDEDDVASESSEHIVVVDDDDYDEAFCQVPVKIPGLCSDGKDSIMINKEKEDTRARSPSRRKRKKKCKKYCPPVEGRVLRSASIIHKKQELPPELKNRQLKEQKKNKMPKDPAGPEDPFLKLKATGLLKAAVPESPAPALSSQQPDKMSKRLSQAPDEISTQPSLVSSSNPAAALNITATVEEPLPLVAPAAPEPKPKSLSLAEYRRLRLQKKPVAVQNQGDNSTKWPSLPELPKELPPILCLPHPSPRDTRWPTFQAAKQVVEVKPTWQPRGPCAPPTPEALLVPPAYMVASTNKTAVPTQSKVSKEVSSPKPNVPQKPSAGTPDSVNTLVSECQPVHQPTDKCPKLSEDKTEVTERLPHFVKTTAQTIQCNSAAVVPIPSPLQKTPVCQNVPKVIPHSTPSTNNCSKSAKAPTMNPKASSTPSVNPLASSSLKSKLVVLKPKPQVASTGAPKAKSPTQELIESFTAEMGIEAADLTSLLEQFEETQAKEQQSILEVCGRATAVGNSSAEFAHERTVVERVRANDLSSPAALTPPATPPHQMWKPLAPIALLGKAKASESSKMNPSKAIQIEARPLTSARFRTKPTEAAASVPYNVVCMDHDYCLPSRHASTGEAGKRWNVKQQISIKAIKHPIATTTVPPCVQETTCQLNPNTQTSLAPPVTLNDDIDRIERSSVLETPEASPARQESELTESSLRKRTFERSYRWHAASRSPGPKQGGRKRRSQRSPSESSSFESDSHSSRSRSRSHLPSKKRFRHRRSRSRSSCSSRSSSWSSVSRSPPRRRKYSYSSSHSGSWSRSRSRSHSPQRRAPCRRTRTLCSPSYQSTYGYAAEDVKSRKDKAIEERRVVYIGRIRGTMTQRELRDRFSYFGEVEDCTLHFREHGDNYGFVTYYDTKDAFTAIENGSKLRKPDELPFDLCFGGRRQFCKTTYADLDSNRDYDPPASKGKMKTLDFDTLLKQAQRSLKR; encoded by the exons ATGGCGGTGCGGTGGGGCGCAGGCGAGGACACTTTAACGGCGTGCCATATGgattttttccatttgaataCACTCGGAGAG GCCGCTGAATTGTGCTCTGGAGAAACACCGGAGTTTCTTCAAAGCTACTTGGACCCCTCTATCCTTTCCATCTTTGATGACACCCCGTCCATGGAG aCAAAAGGACAAGACCAGGACattgaagccacgctgttaacCGCTCTGGCGGACATCATCGACAATATGGATGATGAGAACCCGTCCCCGTTTGACATGCTGCCTGAGTCAGACCTGCTGTCGGGTCAGGGCAGAGAACACTCGCCG CTCAGGAGATTGGTCTGTCTGCCACGGTCCCCTCCAGAGAAAGACTCCTCCTTATGTTTAAGACCACTATTGCCTGGAAAG AACCTCCCCATGATGACAACAGACTCCCTGCAGAGAAGTGACGGAGATGAACAGGATGCTGGCTCTCTCACTCTGAGCCCACTGAGGCCCAGTTTACCTTCTGACTGCACTTCGCCAGATTGGGAATGTCTGGCCATCCCGGTTCCTGTCACCGTTGAGCAGGAGAGTGCCGACGGTCTTTCAGTCAGCCTGGGCGACTTGGTGAAACACATGCATCCATACTGCATGACCATTAGCATGGAGGATGATAAGGGCATGCAGATGTTACCCGAAGGAGGAATCTTACTTGAAGTGGTAGATCAGTGTAAAAATGGAGAGCCAATCCTGGCCATCCAAGACCTCCCATTTCCTCTACCAATTGAAGAGTATACAGAAAATAAGCCAAGGGCAGGTGATGAGGACGATGTAGCTTCTGAGAGCTCAGagcatattgttgttgttgatgatgatgactacGATGAAGCGTTCTGTCAAGTTCCGGTGAAAATTCCAGGCTTATGTTCTGATGGGAAAGATAGCATTATGATTAACAAGGAGAAGGAAGACACCCGAGCAAGAAGCCCTTCTCGtaggaaaaggaaaaagaaatgcAAGAAATATTGCCCACCTGTTGAGGGTCGGGTCCTCAGGAGTGCttcaataatacataaaaaacaaGAATTACCCCCAGAGTTGAAAAATAGGCAACTCAAGgaacagaagaaaaacaaaatgccaaAGGATCCAGCTGGTCCTGAAGATCCCTTTCTAAAACTTAAG GCCACAGGACTGTTAAAAGCTGCTGTTCCTGAAAGTCCAGCCCCAGCACTCTCCTCCCAGCAGCCAGATAAAATGTCCAAACGGCTGTCCCAAGCTCCTGACGAGATCTCCACCCAACCATCTTTAGTGTCTTCCAGCAACCCAGCAGCTGCTCTTAACATCACAGCGACTGTAGAGGAACCCCTCCCACTGGTGGCTCCTGCAGCTCCAGAGCCAAAGCCCAAGTCCCTCAGTCTGGCAGAGTACAGACGACTTCGGCTGCAGAAGAAGCCTGTTGCGGTTCAAAACCAAGGCGACAACAGCACCAAGTGGCCAAGCCTTCCGGAGCTGCCCAAAGAATTGCCCCCTATCCTCTGTTTGCCTCATCCCAGCCCCAGGGATACTCGGTGGCCCACCTTCCAGGCTGCAAAGCAGGTGGTGGAGGTCAAACCCACCTGGCAACCCCGGGGACCCTGTGCCCCGCCCACGCCTGAGGCGCTGTTAGTGCCACCCGCCTATATGGTCGCCTCAACCAACAAGACTGCTGTCCCTACACAGTCAAAAGTGTCAAAAGAAGTATCGAGTCCAAAGCCAAATGTGCCCCAAAAACCTTCAGCCGGTACACCTGATTCTGTCAACACTCTCGTCTCTGAATGCCAGCCAGTGCACCAACCAACAGACAAGTGTCCTAAACTGTCAGAAGACAAGACTGAAGTCACTGAGAGGCTTCCACACTTTGTCAAAACCACTGCACAGACAATCCAGTGCAACTCTGCTGCTGTTGTTCCTATTCCCAGTCCCCTGCAGAAGACCCCAGTTTGCCAGAATGTGCCCAAGGTCATTCCTCACTCCACTCCTTCCACAAACAATTGCAGTAAATCTGCAAAGGCCCCAACAATGAATCCCAAAGCCTCTTCTACTCCATCCGTTAATCCATTGGCTTCCTCAAGTCTTAAATCAAAACTAGTTGTGCTTAAACCAAAACCTCAAGTCGCATCAACGGGAGCTCCAAAGGCAAAGAGTCCCACACAGGAGCTGATTGAGTCCTTCACTGCTGAGATGG GTATTGAGGCAGCTGATCTGACCAGCCTGTTGGAGCAGTTTGAGGAAACACAAG CCAAAGAGCAACAAAGTATACTGGAGGTCTGTGGTAGAGCAACAGCTGTAGGAAACTCTAG TGCCGAATTTGCACATGAGAGAACTGTTGTGGAGCGTGTCAGAGCCAATGATCTCTCAAGCCCTGCAG CTTTGACTCCTCCAGCCACTCCTCCACACCAGATGTGGAAACCTCTGGCCCCCATTGCCCTTCTTGGAAAGGCCAAGGCCTCAGAGTCCTCCAAAATGAACCCATCTAAGGCTATTCAGATAGAGGCCCGTCCTCTGACCTCAGCCAGATTCCGTACCAAACCCACTGAAGCTGCCGCCTCTGTGCCTTACAATGTGGTGTGCATGGATCATGATTACTGCCTCCCCAGCAGACATGCTTCTACTGGGGAAGCAGGCAAGCGCTGGAATGTCAAACAGCAGATCTCAATTAAAGCCATCAAGCACCCTATTGCAACCACTACAGTGCCCccgtgtgtccaggagaccaccTGCCAGTTGAACCCCAACACACAAACATCTTTAGCACCTCCAGTGACTTTGAATGATGACATTGATAGGATAGAGAGGTCCTCTGTTCTTGAGACTCCAGAAGCTTCTCCAGCGCGGCAGGAGAGCGAATTGACTGAAAGCAGTCTTAGGAAGAGGACTTTTGAGAGGTCCTATCGTTGGCATGCTGCCTCTCGCAGTCCCGGCCCCAAACAGGGGGGGCGAAAACGAAGATCCCAACGTTCCCCCTCGGAGTCCAGCAGCTTTGAGTCTGATTCCCACTCATCTCGATCTCGGTCGAGATCCCACTTGCCATCCAAGAAAAG GTTTCGTCATCGCCGCTCTCGCAGCAGATCCAGCTGTTCATCTCGTTCCTCTTCATGGTCCTCTGTATCCCGCTCTCCTCCCAGGAGGAGAAAATACTCATATTCCTCCTCTCACTCTGGTTCTTGGAGTCGCTCTCGATCGCGGTCTCATTCTCCCCAAAGACGAGCGCCATGCAGGAGAACCAGAACTCTTTGCAG tcCTTCATATCAGAGTACATATGGGTATGCTGCTGAGGATGTGAAGTCTCGCAAAGACAAAGCCATA GAGGAGAGACGGGTGGTTTACATTGGTCGAATTCGAGGCACAATGACACAAAGGGAGCTCAGAGATCGTTTCTCCTACTTTGGTGAAGTAGAGGATTGTACTCTGCACTTTAGGGAACACGG GGACAACTATGGGTTTGTGACTTACTACGACACCAAGGATGCTTTCACCGCCATTGAAAATGGGAGCAAACTGCGCAAGCCTGACGAGCTGCCATTTGATCTGTGCTTTGGTGGAAGGAGGCAGTTCTGCAAAACCACCTATGCTGACCTAG ATTCTAACAGAGACTACGACCCACCAGCTTCAAAAGGCAAGATGAAGACACTAGACTTTGACACTTTACTGAAGCAGGCCCAGCGAAGTTTGAAGAGGTAA